One Engystomops pustulosus chromosome 7, aEngPut4.maternal, whole genome shotgun sequence DNA window includes the following coding sequences:
- the LRFN5 gene encoding leucine-rich repeat and fibronectin type-III domain-containing protein 5 has product MEKLFGYLLFIGMAVRAEICPKRCACQNLSPNLATLCDKKGLLFIPPNINRKTVELRLADNFVTNIKRKDFANMTSLVELTLSRNTISYITPQAFADLRNLRALHLNSNRLTKVTNDIFTGLSNLHHLILNNNQLTLISPTAFDEVLALEELDLSYNNLETIPWEAVEKMVSLHTLSLDHNMIEHIPKGTFSNLHKLNRLDVTSNKLQKLPPDPLFQRAQVLATSGMMSPSTFALSFGGNPLHCNCELLWLRRLLREDDLETCASPPLLSGRYFWSITEEDFLCEPPLITRYTPDVEVLEGQRAVLKCKALGDPEPAVHWISPEGKLISNGTRILVYENGTLDILITTVKDGGPFACIASNPAGETTKTINLHIIKLPHLVNNTNHINEQDPGSSDISTSTKSGSNASSSNGDTKLSQDKKVVVAEATSSTALIKFNFQRNIPGIRMFQIQYNGTYDDSLVYRMIPPTSKTFRVNNLAAGTVYDLCVLAIYDDGITSLTATRVVGCIQFTTEQDYVRCHFMQSQFLGGTMIIIIGGIIVASVLVFIIILMIRYKVCNGNGQHKATKVSNVYSQTNGSQNQSCSASMPPSASKQVVGHDESPQCCKSTDSGAPSSDTCSSQGAAATTSVSPHTWTSNASASLKQKRKTQLKPMDSQTETVLNMESQNTNRNNSTALRLSSRPTGSPTYKRAQSRPSKFLTLPADTSRAKRRYSLNGEIMEYHCYVNSRNTGGLWSKRSMSMNGILVQSDNSDMDSGKATFSSSEWILESTV; this is encoded by the exons ATGGAAAAACTGTTCGGCTATCTGTTGTTCATTGGCATGGCGGTGAGAGCTGAGATCTGTCCTAAGCGCTGTGCCTGTCAGAATCTTTCTCCAAATCTTGCAACCTTGTGTGACAAGAAAGGCTTGCTCTTCATCCCACCGAATATCAACCGAAAGACTGTAGAATTAAGGCTAGCGGATAATTTTGTTACTAATATAAAACGGAAAGATTTTGCAAATATGACAAGTCTGGTGGAACTGACTCTGTCCAGGAATACAATAAGTTATATCACACCTCAAGCATTTGCAGACTTGCGTAACTTAAGAGCATTGCATTTAAACAGCAATCGATTGACTAAAGTCACAAATGACATCTTTACCGGGCTTTCCAATCTTCACCATTTGATACTCAACAACAACCAACTGACATTAATTTCACCTACCGCCTTTGATGAAGTTTTAGCCCTGGAGGAACTTGATCTGTCTTACAATAACCTGGAAACCATACCTTGGGAGGCAGTAGAAAAAATGGTCAGCTTGCACACCCTTAGTCTAGATCACAATATGATTGAGCACATCCCAAAGGGAACTTTTTCCAATCTGCACAAACTAAATAGATTAGATGTCACATCCAATAAACTGCAAAAATTACCACCGGACCCTCTGtttcagagagctcaggtgctagcAACCTCAGGGATGATGAGCCCCTCCACATTTGCATTAAGTTTTGGTGGAAACCCCCTGCATTGCAATTGTGAATTACTATGGCTGAGGCGCCTTTTGAGAGAAGATGACCTGGAGACATGTGCATCCCCACCCCTACTTTCGGGACGTTATTTCTGGTCCATCACAGAAGAAGACTTCTTATGTGAGCCACCACTTATCACAAGGTATACACCGGATGTGGAAGTTTTGGAAGGTCAAAGAGCAGTATTAAAATGCAAAGCTCTTGGAGACCCTGAACCTGCAGTGCACTGGATATCCCCAGAAGGAAAGTTAATATCCAACGGAACACGGATTTTGGTTTATGAGAATGGAACACTAGACATTCTCATAACTACAGTCAAAGATGGAGGTCCATTTGCATGTATTGCTTCTAATCCTGCTGGAGAGACAACAAAAACAATCAATCTTCACATAATCAAACTTCCCCACTTAGTGAACAATACAAACCACATTAACGAGCAAGATCCTGGGTCATCAGACATTTCAACATCCACAAAATCTGGTTCCAATGCTAGTAGCAGCAATGGAGATACAAAACTGAGCCAAGATAAGAAGGTGGTAGTTGCAGAAGCAACATCATCTACTGCACTCATTAAATTCAATTTTCAAAGAAATATTCCTGGAATACGAATGTTCCAAATACAATATAATGGCACATATGATGATTCCCTCGTCTACAG AATGATACCTCCAACAAGCAAGACATTCCGTGTTAACAACTTGGCTGCAGGAACCGTCTATGACCTGTGTGTTTTAGCAATTTATGATGATGGAATTACATCCCTTACGGCTACAAGGGTTGTTGGTTGCATCCAGTTCACGACTGAGCAAGATTACGTTCGTTGTCATTTCATGCAGTCACAGTTTTTGGGTGGTACCATGATTATTATAATAGGTGGAAtcattgtggcctctgtcctggTTTTTATAATTATTCTGATGATAAGGTATAAAGTTTGCAATGGCAATGGACAGCATAAAGCAACAAAAGTCAGCAATGTGTATTCTCAAACAAATGGATCTCAGAATCAAAGTTGCAGTGCATCAATGCCGCCATCAGCTTCCAAACAAGTGGTTGGACATGATGAGAGTCCGCAATGCTGTAAGTCAACAGACAGCGGAGCACCATCTTCTGACACCTGCTCAAGCCAAGGTGCAGCCGCTACTACCTCTGTTTCACCCCATACATGGACTTCAAATGCTTCTGCTTCACTTAAGCAGAAAAGAAAAACTCAATTAAAGCCCATGGACTCACAGACTGAAACTGTTTTAAATATGGAGTCCCAAAACACAAATAGAAATAATTCAACTGCCCTTCGGTTAAGTAGTCGCCCAACTGGGTCACCAACCTATAAAAGAGCACAATCAAGGCCAAGTAAGTTCCTTACGTTACCTGCAGATACTTCTAGAGCTAAGAGGAGGTACTCTCTAAATGGTGAAATCATGGAGTACCATTGTTATGTAAACTCTCGTAACACAGGTGGACTGTGGTCAAAGAGGAGCATGTCCATGAATGGGATCTTGGTGCAGTCAGATAATTCAGACATGGACAGTGGAAAAGCAACTTTTTCGAGTTCTGAGTGGATATTGGAAAGCACTGTGTGA